The following proteins are encoded in a genomic region of Brachypodium distachyon strain Bd21 chromosome 1, Brachypodium_distachyon_v3.0, whole genome shotgun sequence:
- the BDG1 gene encoding protein G1-like1 translates to MEKSESEDAPEPKKKAMSRYESQKRRDWATFTRYLAAHRPPLELRRCSGAHVLEFLRHLDRFGKTRVHIPHCPSYGGAALSSSTANTHFHPCQCPLQQAWGSLDALVGRLRAAFADNDNDNNKASINPFAARAVRLYLRDVRDTQSRARGISYAKKKKKKKKKKKKVRTNKTKIGRGKLDDDAAGSGKAAAASSSKTSAENPAASCSGRKTTAMQQAAAPALEPLPPCLPGVPIGCYYDVGLGGLGGGLYLPLLFNAFT, encoded by the coding sequence ATGGAGAAGTCTGAATCTGAAGACGCGCCAGAgccgaagaagaaggcgatgAGCAGGTACGAGTCGCAGAAGCGCCGCGACTGGGCCACCTTCACGCGGTACCTGGCGGCGcaccgcccgccgctggagcTCCGGCGCTGCAGCGGCGCGCACGTGCTCGAGTTCCTCCGCCACCTCGACCGCTTCGGCAAGACACGCGTCCACATCCCGCACTGCCCTTCctacggcggcgccgccctttcttcttccaccGCCAACACACACTTTCACCCATGCCAGTGCCCGCTCCAGCAGGCCTGGGGCAGCCTCGACGCGCTCGtcggccgcctccgcgccgcatTCGCCGACAACGACAACGACAACAACAAGGCAAGCATTAACCCGTTTGCGGCCAGGGCGGTGAGGCTGTACCTGCGGGATGTCCGGGACACGCAGTCCAGGGCGCGCGGCATCTCCTacgccaagaagaagaagaagaagaagaagaagaagaagaaagtcagGACCAACAAGACCAAGATCGGGCGCGGCAAGCTTGATGATGATGCCGCCGGCAGtggcaaggcggcggcggcatcgtcgTCGAAGACCAGTGCTGAGAACCCTGCGGCCTCTTGTAGTGGTCGCAAGACGACGGCGATGCAgcaagcggcggcgccggctctGGAGCCCCTGCCGCCGTGCCTCCCCGGGGTGCCGATCGGGTGCTACTACGACGTGGGATTGGGAGGTCTCGGAGGAGGACTCTACTTGCCCTTGCTCTTCAACGCCTTTacctag